From a single Sporosarcina oncorhynchi genomic region:
- a CDS encoding DUF4870 domain-containing protein translates to MENNNMGLKILVHASAFFAPFLVPFILYLVIDDSEVKRLSIQALLFQLIMGALIFISAILVIVLIGIPMLIGFGLMTIIVPIIGIVKTLQGETYNYPIVKRWF, encoded by the coding sequence ATGGAAAACAACAATATGGGATTGAAGATTCTAGTTCACGCAAGCGCATTTTTTGCACCTTTTTTAGTACCATTCATTCTTTATCTGGTCATTGACGATTCTGAGGTTAAAAGATTGTCCATACAGGCATTATTATTCCAATTAATTATGGGTGCTTTGATTTTTATTTCAGCGATTCTAGTTATCGTACTCATTGGTATTCCAATGCTTATCGGATTCGGTTTAATGACAATAATTGTTCCGATTATCGGTATTGTAAAGACTTTGCAAGGCGAAACATACAATTATCCTATCGTCAAAAGATGGTTCTGA
- a CDS encoding NUDIX hydrolase, with amino-acid sequence MGYIEDLRGIVGDTPLLLTGVGVGIFNEQGEILLQKKLDGRWGIPGGFMELGESTEQAGRREVLEETGLEIGEMQLVTVVSGAHTHTVLKNGHEYYSVTIVYVSNDIRGGELKADGIETTEVEFYKLNELPENLNPMIRAMILEYATAQRNVESA; translated from the coding sequence ATGGGGTATATAGAAGATTTACGTGGAATTGTTGGGGACACGCCGCTTCTTTTAACAGGTGTGGGGGTTGGCATTTTCAATGAACAGGGAGAAATTCTTCTGCAGAAAAAACTCGATGGACGTTGGGGGATTCCAGGAGGATTTATGGAACTTGGTGAGTCCACTGAACAAGCGGGCAGAAGAGAAGTACTTGAAGAAACCGGATTAGAAATTGGTGAAATGCAACTTGTAACTGTCGTATCAGGTGCTCATACACATACAGTATTGAAAAATGGCCATGAATATTATTCGGTGACGATTGTCTATGTCAGCAATGATATTCGCGGCGGTGAGCTAAAAGCAGATGGCATAGAAACGACTGAAGTCGAGTTTTATAAATTGAATGAGTTGCCTGAAAACCTGAATCCGATGATCCGGGCAATGATTCTAGAGTATGCAACTGCGCAACGAAATGTAGAATCGGCGTAA
- the nagZ gene encoding beta-N-acetylhexosaminidase, with product MNAMKPIFWLIVFSIFFLTGCAQMETVDDQAESLSFRERAQINNNIEMVYSPIEEQLAQMTVEEKIGQLLIVGMEGTTYGDQLDKLIRQHHVGGIILLGKNISTADQIVGLLNHAKTANKEYGIPLFLSVDEEGGRVSRLPTGLKKSPSAAKVGNKNDETLAYDSGVYLGELLNAFGYNMNYAPVLDVNSNTQNPVIGDRSYSADPAQVTEVALAVRRGMIDQQIISVVKHFPGHGDTHTDSHKALPVINKSLEELQKTELIPFRQAIADHVDVIMVAHILFPTLDPTNPSSLSKRIIDGLLRNEMGYDGVVITDDLTMGAIINDYTVAEAALKSFLAGSDLLLIVGDYKNQIETVEKLDAAVATGTITEERLNESVRRILQLKARYGLEDNVKGEFDVNVMNKRFKELIR from the coding sequence ATGAATGCGATGAAACCTATATTTTGGCTCATCGTATTTTCGATTTTTTTCTTAACAGGATGTGCACAAATGGAAACTGTGGATGATCAAGCGGAGTCTCTTTCGTTCAGAGAAAGAGCACAAATTAACAATAACATTGAAATGGTCTATTCTCCGATAGAAGAACAGCTCGCACAGATGACAGTTGAAGAGAAAATCGGTCAATTGCTTATTGTAGGAATGGAAGGGACGACGTATGGTGATCAGTTGGATAAGCTGATCAGACAGCATCACGTTGGCGGTATCATCTTGCTCGGTAAGAACATTTCTACAGCAGATCAAATTGTTGGACTGCTCAATCATGCAAAAACTGCAAACAAGGAATATGGCATTCCGTTATTCCTCTCGGTTGACGAAGAAGGCGGTCGTGTTTCCCGTTTACCAACAGGTCTGAAAAAATCACCTTCCGCAGCTAAAGTAGGTAATAAAAATGATGAAACACTTGCTTATGACAGTGGTGTCTATCTGGGCGAGCTCCTTAATGCGTTCGGCTACAACATGAATTACGCACCTGTGTTGGATGTGAATAGCAATACACAAAATCCTGTTATCGGAGACCGCTCCTACTCTGCAGATCCAGCTCAGGTTACAGAAGTCGCACTCGCTGTCAGACGTGGAATGATTGATCAACAGATTATTTCAGTAGTCAAGCACTTTCCCGGTCACGGGGATACTCATACCGATTCCCATAAGGCATTACCGGTAATCAATAAAAGTCTCGAAGAACTGCAAAAAACAGAACTGATTCCATTTCGGCAGGCGATAGCAGATCATGTAGACGTGATTATGGTCGCTCATATTCTATTTCCAACGCTCGACCCCACAAATCCCTCATCCTTGTCAAAACGAATTATCGATGGGTTGCTAAGGAACGAAATGGGCTATGACGGGGTCGTCATAACAGATGATTTAACAATGGGTGCAATCATAAATGATTACACAGTAGCTGAAGCTGCCCTTAAATCATTTTTAGCTGGAAGTGATTTACTGCTGATCGTTGGGGATTACAAAAATCAGATTGAAACGGTTGAGAAACTCGATGCGGCAGTGGCAACTGGCACTATTACCGAAGAGCGGCTTAACGAAAGTGTACGACGTATTTTACAGTTGAAAGCACGTTATGGGTTGGAAGACAATGTAAAAGGGGAATTTGATGTTAATGTAATGAATAAGAGATTTAAAGAACTGATTCGCTAA
- a CDS encoding NUDIX hydrolase: MNRVDVVYVLIIKEGKVLMVKNKKYMNWTLPGGGVEKGETLDEAALREVWEETGLKVNLGRLLVVNETFRQQENNHVLFFTFQGETEDREVAVQDTVGIMEAAWIDIAEANKEVPYYREGIEKLLQTSLSYTFQGVQS; this comes from the coding sequence GTGAATCGAGTCGATGTTGTCTATGTTTTAATCATAAAAGAGGGAAAAGTACTGATGGTGAAGAATAAAAAATATATGAATTGGACGCTGCCTGGCGGTGGAGTGGAAAAGGGAGAAACATTGGACGAGGCTGCACTTCGCGAAGTATGGGAAGAGACGGGGTTAAAGGTCAATTTGGGGAGATTATTAGTTGTGAATGAAACATTCCGGCAGCAGGAGAACAATCATGTCTTATTTTTCACTTTCCAAGGAGAAACGGAAGATCGTGAAGTCGCTGTTCAGGATACAGTTGGCATAATGGAAGCTGCATGGATCGATATAGCTGAAGCAAATAAAGAAGTCCCTTACTATAGAGAAGGCATTGAGAAATTACTGCAGACTTCATTATCATATACTTTTCAAGGAGTACAGTCTTGA
- a CDS encoding BCCT family transporter, which produces MGVDYVLDRKFWKNPVFLVSSIIILILVVIGALFSEPFGAVADRLYTFTTVKFGWFYLLTVFVLIVFLIGLSISKFGAIRLGGDDERPEYPFFTWIGMLFSAGFGVGLVFWGVAEPMSHYFTSPMAGVEAQSENAARVAMGYSFFHWGISQWAIFGMVGLIIGFLQFRKKKDGLISTALEPLVGSNKVLKTGIDSFAVIATVMGIATSLGMGVLQMSGGLEYVFDFKASFTTQMVIIAVLFVSYMLSASTGLSKGIAYLGNFNLGMAITLLIYFFIVGPKVFILESFTLAIGDYINNFITYSLRLQPYKGGSWVRDWTIFYWAWTIAWSPFVGAFVARVSKGRTIREFIAGVMVIPPVFACMWIATLGGTALYSDLKNGTNIASAVDADVTSAIFETLKHLPLTGLMSVLSIILIFTFLITSADSATYILASMTTKGSLFPPLIVKLTWGFLMSAIAAVLLYAGGLEALQSASLVSALPFTLFLILLMFSFGKLLSKEPITVRPRDISRFENIEKEVKKKKTKKK; this is translated from the coding sequence ATGGGAGTCGATTACGTTTTGGACAGAAAGTTTTGGAAGAATCCTGTATTTTTAGTATCATCTATCATTATTTTAATACTCGTCGTCATTGGAGCTTTATTCAGTGAACCCTTCGGTGCTGTTGCCGATCGATTATATACGTTCACAACAGTAAAATTCGGTTGGTTTTATTTATTGACCGTCTTCGTCCTTATTGTATTTCTTATTGGTCTTTCCATCAGTAAATTTGGTGCTATACGTCTCGGAGGAGATGATGAGCGTCCCGAATATCCCTTCTTCACCTGGATTGGAATGTTATTCTCTGCAGGTTTTGGAGTTGGGCTCGTCTTCTGGGGTGTTGCGGAACCGATGAGTCACTATTTCACTTCACCGATGGCGGGAGTCGAAGCTCAATCTGAAAACGCAGCGCGTGTTGCTATGGGCTATTCGTTTTTCCATTGGGGCATCTCGCAATGGGCGATTTTTGGAATGGTCGGCTTGATTATCGGATTTCTACAGTTCAGAAAAAAGAAAGACGGTCTTATATCTACTGCGCTTGAACCTCTAGTAGGTTCGAATAAAGTACTTAAAACTGGAATCGATTCTTTTGCTGTCATTGCAACTGTAATGGGGATTGCAACTTCACTCGGTATGGGTGTCTTGCAGATGAGTGGTGGACTTGAATATGTCTTTGATTTTAAGGCATCCTTTACTACACAGATGGTCATCATCGCAGTACTGTTTGTATCCTATATGCTTTCTGCTTCTACCGGATTGAGTAAAGGAATAGCATACTTAGGGAACTTCAACTTGGGTATGGCGATAACTTTATTAATCTACTTCTTTATTGTCGGACCGAAAGTATTCATTCTTGAAAGTTTCACGTTAGCAATTGGCGATTATATTAATAATTTCATCACTTATAGTTTGCGTCTTCAGCCGTACAAAGGTGGTTCATGGGTAAGGGATTGGACAATTTTCTATTGGGCTTGGACAATTGCCTGGTCTCCGTTTGTCGGAGCCTTTGTGGCAAGGGTCTCTAAAGGTAGGACAATTCGTGAATTCATCGCGGGTGTAATGGTCATTCCTCCTGTATTCGCGTGTATGTGGATTGCCACACTTGGTGGAACTGCACTATACAGTGATTTGAAAAATGGTACGAATATTGCCAGCGCAGTTGACGCCGATGTGACATCTGCGATTTTTGAAACGCTCAAACATTTGCCGTTGACTGGGCTAATGTCCGTGTTATCAATCATTTTAATCTTTACATTCCTTATTACTTCCGCGGATTCAGCGACATATATATTGGCGAGTATGACAACAAAGGGAAGTCTTTTCCCACCACTGATCGTAAAACTGACTTGGGGTTTTCTCATGTCAGCAATTGCTGCAGTTTTGCTTTATGCAGGCGGTTTAGAGGCGTTGCAGTCCGCTTCATTAGTATCTGCACTGCCATTTACATTATTCCTCATATTGCTTATGTTCTCGTTCGGGAAATTGTTAAGTAAGGAACCGATTACTGTCAGACCGCGCGATATTAGTCGGTTTGAAAATATCGAAAAGGAAGTCAAGAAAAAGAAAACGAAAAAGAAATAA
- a CDS encoding PaaI family thioesterase, which produces MNKKIEQAIQDGYADDFAWCYGCGRLNEDGHHFRTGWDGEKTVTYFQPSEKHTAIPGFVYGGIIASLIDCHGTGSCALALYRKNGHEPGDEAEVPRFVTASLNVNYVKPTPQGVTLKAVGTVEEIHPKKFKVAIEVFADDEICATGEVVGVVMPATFMAK; this is translated from the coding sequence ATGAATAAAAAAATTGAACAAGCTATTCAAGATGGATACGCAGACGATTTCGCCTGGTGTTACGGTTGTGGACGATTGAACGAAGATGGCCATCATTTCCGCACAGGATGGGATGGTGAGAAAACGGTTACATACTTCCAACCATCAGAAAAGCATACAGCAATTCCTGGATTCGTCTATGGGGGCATCATTGCTTCATTGATAGATTGTCATGGAACGGGCTCTTGTGCATTGGCGCTTTACAGGAAGAATGGTCATGAGCCAGGGGACGAAGCTGAAGTACCGCGTTTCGTGACGGCTTCACTGAATGTCAATTATGTAAAACCGACACCTCAAGGCGTGACACTAAAAGCAGTCGGAACCGTGGAAGAAATTCACCCGAAAAAATTCAAAGTAGCAATCGAAGTATTTGCGGATGATGAAATATGTGCAACCGGTGAAGTAGTGGGAGTCGTTATGCCTGCAACATTCATGGCGAAATAA
- a CDS encoding dicarboxylate/amino acid:cation symporter, producing MKFKINLVTQIFIAFVLAIILGSVFGSSIDFLKPFGDLFLRLIKFIIAPLILSTLVVGVASTTDPKQLGRIGFKTIGYYLVTTALAIVIGLSVAFIISPGKGLSVSSDGLVAPEIATQEPQSPITTLLNIVPDNPFTSLANGSILQIIFFALFLGLAITLVGEKAKPVYAFFEGFAEVMYKITGIVMKVAPIGVLGLLAPVVGQYGPAVLLPLLKVILAVYIACLLHALIVYSTAVKTFANMSPKKFFTGISPAALVAFSTASSAGTLPMTIKNTNENLGVPKKITSFVLPLGATINMDGTAIYQGVAVIFIAQFYSLELSFMQLLTVVLITILASIGTAGVPGAGMIMLAMVLTSVNMPLEGIALIAGIDRVLDMMRTSVNVVGDASAAVVVAGTEKASDYK from the coding sequence ATGAAGTTTAAAATCAATCTGGTCACACAAATCTTTATCGCATTTGTTTTAGCGATCATTCTTGGAAGTGTGTTCGGCAGTTCTATCGACTTTCTTAAACCGTTCGGGGACTTATTTTTAAGATTGATCAAATTCATTATTGCTCCATTGATTTTATCCACACTAGTTGTAGGAGTTGCCAGCACGACAGATCCGAAGCAGTTAGGTAGAATCGGTTTTAAGACAATCGGCTATTATTTAGTTACCACTGCTTTAGCCATCGTAATTGGACTTTCTGTTGCGTTCATCATATCCCCTGGAAAAGGTCTATCTGTCTCATCAGACGGTTTGGTAGCACCTGAAATTGCGACACAAGAACCACAAAGCCCGATTACGACATTATTGAATATCGTTCCCGATAATCCATTTACATCATTGGCAAATGGAAGTATATTGCAAATTATTTTCTTCGCTTTGTTCCTTGGTTTGGCAATCACATTAGTTGGTGAAAAAGCGAAGCCAGTCTATGCGTTTTTTGAAGGATTTGCGGAAGTGATGTATAAAATAACGGGCATTGTCATGAAAGTGGCACCAATCGGTGTTCTCGGATTGTTGGCGCCTGTTGTTGGTCAATATGGGCCAGCGGTGTTGCTGCCGTTGCTGAAAGTCATATTGGCGGTTTATATAGCCTGTCTATTACATGCACTCATCGTTTACTCAACGGCAGTCAAGACATTTGCGAATATGAGTCCGAAGAAATTCTTTACAGGCATTTCCCCTGCTGCACTCGTTGCATTCAGTACGGCTAGCAGTGCCGGTACATTGCCGATGACAATTAAAAATACAAATGAAAATCTAGGTGTGCCTAAAAAGATCACAAGTTTTGTACTTCCGTTAGGCGCAACAATCAATATGGATGGAACAGCGATCTACCAAGGTGTTGCAGTTATCTTTATCGCCCAATTTTATAGCTTGGAACTGTCATTTATGCAACTGCTGACTGTCGTCCTCATTACAATACTTGCTTCAATCGGAACAGCAGGTGTCCCTGGAGCTGGAATGATTATGCTGGCGATGGTGCTCACTTCGGTGAATATGCCATTAGAGGGGATTGCGTTAATTGCAGGAATCGACCGTGTTCTTGATATGATGCGCACATCTGTCAACGTAGTCGGTGATGCATCTGCAGCGGTGGTCGTTGCGGGAACTGAAAAAGCATCTGATTACAAATGA
- the pepF gene encoding oligoendopeptidase F, with translation MVKSLPARSEVEIQETWNLDDLFKTEEAYNDALQELETDVTAFAERFKGNINDEQTIIDALDGYAAIMGKMIPIGTYTSLSLSVDQTNDEAQMRASNYGSIAAKLGSQLSFFTSELSDLPVEQLEKAMNRSDEYKNYLDELIRQKPHKLHPEVERTLAALSSVLNAPYGLYNTTKLVDMKFDDFEVDGEKFPLSYTSFEGGWESNPDTTKRRAAYDAFHAKLRQYQHTQAKTYDMHLQREKTTSDLRNYDTVFDSLLFNQEVDRSMYDRQIDLISTELAPHMRKYAKLLQKVHGLDEMTFSDLKVPLDPNYEPKITIEESKKYIDDALSIMGDDYIDMVNRSYEERWTDFAQNAGKSTGAFCSSPYGVHPYILISWTGSMEDVFVLAHELGHAGHFYNAHKHQNIFNSRPSLYFIEAPSTMNEMLVANHLLSNSEDPKFKRWVISSIVARTYYHNFVTHLLEAEYQRKVYDRIDAGGSVNANVLNTLKREVLEKFWGEDVKINEGAELTWMRQPHYYMGLYPYTYSAGLTISTQVSKRILSEGQPAVDEWLKVLQAGGTKSPAELAKMAGVDITTEQPLRETIAYIGELIDQLVELTEEIEGVKIG, from the coding sequence ATGGTTAAAAGTTTACCAGCACGTTCAGAAGTAGAGATACAAGAGACATGGAATTTAGATGACCTTTTCAAAACGGAAGAAGCATACAATGATGCACTCCAAGAACTTGAAACGGATGTAACTGCATTTGCAGAACGTTTTAAAGGGAATATTAATGATGAACAAACGATCATTGATGCATTGGATGGCTATGCTGCAATCATGGGGAAGATGATTCCCATCGGCACGTACACAAGTCTTTCATTGAGCGTCGACCAGACAAATGATGAAGCACAAATGCGTGCAAGCAATTATGGTTCAATTGCAGCTAAACTTGGTAGCCAATTGTCATTCTTCACAAGTGAGCTTTCCGACTTGCCAGTTGAGCAATTAGAAAAGGCCATGAACCGATCAGACGAGTATAAAAATTATTTGGACGAGCTAATTCGCCAGAAACCGCATAAATTACACCCTGAAGTTGAGCGTACATTAGCTGCATTATCTTCTGTTTTGAACGCGCCATATGGTTTGTATAACACGACAAAATTAGTTGATATGAAGTTTGATGATTTCGAAGTAGATGGAGAAAAGTTCCCATTAAGCTACACATCATTCGAAGGTGGCTGGGAATCGAATCCTGATACTACAAAAAGACGCGCAGCCTATGATGCATTCCATGCAAAGCTAAGACAGTACCAACATACTCAGGCAAAAACCTATGATATGCACTTACAACGTGAAAAAACGACTTCTGATTTGCGTAATTATGACACGGTCTTTGATTCCCTCTTGTTCAACCAAGAAGTAGATCGTTCGATGTACGACCGTCAAATCGATTTAATATCAACAGAACTTGCTCCACATATGCGCAAGTATGCAAAACTTCTTCAGAAGGTACATGGTCTGGATGAAATGACATTCTCTGACTTGAAAGTACCATTAGATCCAAATTACGAGCCAAAAATCACAATCGAAGAATCAAAGAAATATATTGATGATGCACTTTCCATTATGGGTGACGACTACATCGATATGGTGAATCGTTCGTATGAAGAGCGTTGGACTGACTTTGCGCAAAACGCGGGCAAATCGACAGGTGCTTTCTGTTCAAGCCCTTATGGCGTCCACCCATACATCCTTATTTCATGGACAGGCAGCATGGAAGATGTATTTGTTCTTGCACATGAGCTTGGACACGCGGGACATTTCTACAATGCCCATAAGCATCAGAACATCTTCAATTCACGTCCGTCACTTTACTTCATCGAAGCACCATCAACGATGAATGAAATGCTAGTAGCCAATCACTTACTTTCGAATTCAGAAGATCCTAAGTTCAAACGATGGGTCATCTCTTCCATCGTAGCGCGTACGTATTACCACAACTTCGTGACCCACTTACTTGAAGCTGAATATCAGCGTAAAGTGTATGACCGCATCGATGCAGGTGGAAGTGTCAATGCTAATGTGTTGAACACATTGAAGCGTGAAGTACTTGAGAAGTTCTGGGGAGAAGACGTGAAAATCAATGAAGGTGCAGAGTTGACATGGATGCGCCAACCTCACTATTACATGGGCTTATATCCATATACGTACAGTGCAGGACTGACTATTTCCACGCAAGTTTCCAAACGCATCTTATCTGAAGGTCAACCAGCTGTTGATGAATGGTTGAAAGTCTTGCAGGCAGGCGGAACAAAATCTCCTGCTGAACTTGCGAAAATGGCAGGAGTCGATATTACGACAGAGCAACCATTGAGAGAAACAATTGCTTATATCGGAGAATTGATTGATCAACTTGTTGAATTGACTGAAGAAATTGAAGGCGTCAAAATCGGCTAA
- a CDS encoding YkuS family protein: MAKIAVENPFDDVKVALEEKGHEVKMFESDETVKGYDMGVVRAISDVNIDQFDFPVVSIHGNSVTDVVNEIEERLKR; this comes from the coding sequence ATGGCTAAGATTGCAGTAGAAAATCCATTTGATGATGTGAAAGTGGCTTTAGAAGAAAAAGGTCATGAAGTGAAGATGTTTGAAAGTGATGAGACAGTCAAAGGCTATGACATGGGAGTCGTTCGAGCAATTAGTGACGTCAATATCGATCAATTTGATTTTCCGGTCGTCAGCATACATGGCAATTCTGTCACTGATGTTGTAAATGAAATCGAAGAACGCTTGAAACGTTAA
- a CDS encoding MFS transporter, with protein sequence MFAIGATHLLNDTLQAVIPAMFPVLEQERGLTFTQLGFIFFALNMVASVLQPVVGYISDRKPMPNALPIGMTCSLIGIAGLAIAPSYWLILLSVIILGFGSAIFHPEGSRVSFLAAGSKRGLSQSIYQVGGNTGQALAPLISAFVLVPLGQIGAAFFVLVAALGIFILSKISAWYKRQLELEKQNNRKKVILSSIGELTKKQIGTALTLLLVVIFARSFYVTNVTSFYVFYLMDEYELKIAEGQLYIFLFMALGAAGTFFGGPIADRIGRKNVIVLSLLVPLPLCLLLPHVPLWSIGVLLVVIGFFIMLSFSVTVTYAQELVPSKIGTMAGLTVGLAFGMGAIGAVAFGKLMDTIGIFPTMVIASFLPFIGLVGLALPKDQKMAMPEKK encoded by the coding sequence ATGTTTGCGATTGGTGCGACTCACTTGCTGAATGATACGTTGCAAGCAGTTATTCCCGCGATGTTTCCCGTTTTAGAGCAAGAAAGAGGGTTGACGTTTACACAACTCGGTTTCATCTTTTTCGCATTGAATATGGTCGCATCCGTCCTTCAACCGGTCGTTGGTTATATTAGCGACCGCAAGCCAATGCCAAATGCACTTCCGATCGGGATGACCTGTTCCCTTATAGGGATAGCTGGTCTGGCGATTGCCCCAAGTTATTGGCTAATTTTGCTGTCTGTCATTATACTCGGATTCGGTTCGGCAATTTTTCATCCTGAAGGTTCCCGTGTTTCATTCCTAGCGGCTGGGTCAAAGCGTGGGTTGTCTCAATCCATCTATCAGGTGGGGGGCAATACAGGGCAAGCTTTAGCTCCGCTTATCAGTGCATTCGTTTTAGTTCCGCTCGGTCAGATTGGAGCCGCATTTTTTGTACTTGTGGCGGCGCTTGGTATTTTCATCTTGTCGAAAATATCCGCTTGGTATAAAAGACAGTTGGAACTTGAGAAGCAGAATAACCGCAAGAAGGTCATCCTTTCTTCTATTGGAGAGTTGACGAAAAAACAAATAGGAACTGCGTTAACCCTGTTGCTCGTCGTCATTTTTGCGCGTTCATTTTACGTGACGAATGTCACAAGCTTTTACGTCTTTTATTTGATGGATGAATACGAATTGAAAATTGCAGAAGGACAACTTTACATATTCCTGTTCATGGCTCTTGGCGCGGCAGGAACATTTTTTGGAGGCCCGATTGCGGATCGTATCGGGCGGAAGAACGTGATTGTACTATCCTTATTGGTCCCGTTGCCACTATGTCTTCTATTGCCGCATGTTCCTTTGTGGAGCATCGGCGTGTTATTAGTGGTGATTGGTTTCTTCATCATGCTGAGTTTCTCGGTGACCGTTACGTATGCACAGGAGTTAGTTCCTAGTAAAATCGGGACGATGGCTGGTCTGACAGTTGGTCTTGCATTTGGTATGGGAGCGATTGGCGCAGTTGCCTTCGGTAAGCTGATGGACACGATTGGTATTTTTCCGACGATGGTCATTGCATCATTCCTACCTTTCATCGGTCTCGTCGGGTTAGCACTGCCAAAGGATCAGAAAATGGCGATGCCTGAAAAAAAGTGA
- a CDS encoding metallophosphoesterase family protein, giving the protein MQRTLVISDIHGELKLFEELLQVIEYSPEKDQLILLGDYIDRGPNSKEVLEKVIQLKKDGALVLKGNHEDMMVKSLILGEERAWRNWTGRNGGDKTLESYGFTSKEFIVNEEDPFIKPELHSDTLDRHLAFIEQLDYYIEWEDTIFVHAGVHPEKEIVETDPYELIWIRDIFHNGYAGEKTVIFGHTPSKNLHKDDKNHTVFFGNNNIIGIDGAAVYGGQLNCLELPDRKVYAVRNSKQ; this is encoded by the coding sequence ATGCAACGAACGTTAGTCATTAGTGATATCCATGGAGAACTGAAATTATTCGAGGAGCTGTTGCAAGTAATCGAATATAGTCCAGAAAAAGACCAATTGATTTTATTGGGCGATTATATTGATCGCGGACCGAATTCCAAAGAAGTCCTTGAGAAAGTCATTCAACTAAAAAAAGACGGTGCGCTTGTCCTAAAAGGTAATCATGAGGATATGATGGTAAAATCACTTATTTTAGGTGAAGAAAGAGCTTGGAGGAATTGGACAGGCCGCAATGGCGGAGACAAAACACTCGAAAGCTATGGATTCACTTCAAAAGAGTTTATCGTCAATGAAGAGGACCCTTTCATAAAACCTGAGCTACATTCAGATACGTTAGATCGACACCTTGCTTTCATAGAACAACTGGATTACTACATTGAATGGGAGGATACGATTTTCGTGCATGCGGGCGTTCATCCCGAGAAAGAAATTGTAGAAACGGACCCGTATGAACTCATTTGGATACGAGACATTTTTCATAACGGCTATGCTGGAGAAAAAACGGTCATTTTCGGGCATACACCGAGCAAGAACTTACATAAGGATGACAAGAATCATACTGTATTTTTCGGGAATAACAATATTATTGGAATTGACGGGGCCGCAGTCTATGGCGGGCAGCTCAATTGCCTCGAGTTGCCCGACAGAAAAGTATATGCTGTCCGCAACTCTAAACAGTAA
- a CDS encoding DnaJ family domain-containing protein, with product MAEDNVIPPYNDLIGDILKSHTKDGGMDNLKGQGKPLPKDYFSGDTYQRFQKIANDAGYKPHWLKLQHEIKEQLHTISVQKAQNQSSDLLHLIDAVNEKINEHNKHCPPPMLKGRVTLDSIERAKKLWT from the coding sequence ATGGCTGAAGACAATGTAATTCCGCCGTACAATGACTTGATTGGGGATATCCTAAAAAGTCATACAAAAGATGGTGGTATGGATAACTTGAAAGGTCAGGGAAAGCCTTTGCCGAAAGATTATTTTTCGGGTGACACATACCAACGCTTTCAAAAGATCGCCAATGATGCAGGATATAAACCGCACTGGTTGAAACTGCAGCATGAAATAAAGGAGCAATTGCATACGATCTCAGTCCAGAAAGCGCAAAACCAATCATCGGATCTACTACATCTCATTGATGCTGTGAATGAAAAGATCAATGAACATAATAAGCATTGCCCGCCACCGATGCTTAAAGGAAGAGTAACATTGGATTCCATTGAACGGGCAAAAAAACTGTGGACATGA